Proteins encoded within one genomic window of Candidatus Binataceae bacterium:
- a CDS encoding 3-keto-5-aminohexanoate cleavage protein: MAKVMIEAAINGNAMRTLNPNIAYSAEEIAADAVATCRAGAALIHFHVRDPQNGRWVHDVAYYAEVYRRAREECEALLWPTFPLDGEPAARVRHFVELSRDPATRPDLGGADMGSVNLASYDPQTKKLSRGGLIYCNSYDTCRFFLETMRELGLRPTLQIFDPSFLRAALVFLDQGLLSEPLLLKFYLGGAELPFGLPPTLKSLEAYLDMLRGVRCNWFAATLGGDNLPMVPLIVSLGGHVRVGLEDFQYARAGRLSNPALVERAAATIRAMGHEVATPAEARRMLEV, encoded by the coding sequence ATGGCCAAGGTGATGATCGAAGCCGCAATCAACGGCAACGCGATGCGCACGCTCAACCCCAACATCGCGTACAGCGCCGAGGAGATCGCTGCCGACGCGGTAGCGACCTGTCGCGCCGGCGCCGCGCTTATCCACTTCCACGTGCGCGATCCGCAAAACGGCCGCTGGGTGCACGACGTTGCCTACTACGCCGAGGTCTATCGGCGCGCGCGAGAGGAGTGCGAGGCGCTCCTGTGGCCGACCTTTCCGCTCGACGGCGAGCCCGCGGCGCGCGTGCGCCACTTCGTCGAACTTTCCAGGGATCCGGCGACCAGGCCCGACCTCGGCGGCGCCGACATGGGCTCGGTCAACCTCGCCAGCTACGACCCGCAAACCAAAAAGCTCTCCCGCGGCGGGCTCATCTACTGCAACTCCTACGACACCTGCCGTTTCTTTCTGGAAACGATGCGCGAACTCGGGCTGCGGCCGACGTTGCAGATTTTCGATCCCAGCTTTCTGCGCGCGGCGCTCGTTTTTCTCGACCAGGGCCTGCTCAGCGAGCCGCTGCTACTGAAGTTCTACCTCGGCGGAGCCGAATTGCCGTTCGGCCTGCCGCCGACGCTCAAGAGCCTCGAGGCGTATCTCGACATGCTGCGCGGGGTGCGCTGCAACTGGTTCGCGGCGACGCTGGGCGGCGACAATCTGCCGATGGTGCCGCTCATCGTGAGCCTGGGTGGCCACGTGCGCGTGGGCCTGGAGGATTTTCAGTACGCACGCGCCGGCCGCCTCAGCAATCCCGCCCTGGTCGAGCGCGCTGCGGCGACGATCCGTGCCATGGGCCACGAGGTTGCCACTCCAGCCGAGGCGCGCCGGATGCTCGAGGTGTAA
- a CDS encoding VWA domain-containing protein: protein MAGKPMADTPSQDRPHALHEIKGVLTKFMRMLHPQEFRLDSIANCGPMLAFHYPLLAGEMIHLPEQVEALAPPASAYDYYFVIAAHLAGRHEFGTFNLRLADLSGFEDRGETGVEAIESFVGAFADPTLGGALMRLCEAVRVDAELARRYRGLAPRVARLNRALAERLSPRALSTILVRAALGFEDAGEDPSAMAFAAHAAEFFTPLRAAGADVVTSARQAAALYQWLQDLIEAARRTGAAEGLDGEADALRNDLIGSLESADGQGEGEGSSEGEGEGETNQNVRMEAAGRPSKGRGGRPLSPEEIRKLLEQGAQIKPAEGEGEADGEGMYLTQLTGKQAQDLEQLREQLGEIGPLSNHGRLVLMHGRGQDSYYAYDEWDYVLADYRRNWCRLREVQLSGDDSDFFAQTLARYSDLLPQVRRHFQRIRPASYRMVRGLEDGEELDLERLVETRVARLMGESPDPRVYRARKKESRDVATLFLLDMSASTDEPIHRETRKAGAAGDDDTDDWMKVWQRRPQQSQRPRRIIDVNKEALVIMAEALEEIGDAYAIMGFSGHGRDNVEFYVIKEFGQELSDEVKARVGAVEPKRSTRMGAAIRHVREKFKDVSSRAKHVILLSDGFPQDFDYGHDRRSNAYGIQDTMVALKELEMAGVLPFCITVDRTGHDYLRQMCSASRYLVIEDIAALPRQLPKIYEQVVRW, encoded by the coding sequence ATGGCCGGTAAGCCGATGGCCGACACGCCGTCTCAGGACCGCCCGCACGCGCTGCACGAAATCAAGGGCGTACTGACGAAGTTCATGCGGATGCTCCATCCGCAGGAGTTTCGTCTCGACTCGATCGCCAATTGCGGCCCGATGCTGGCTTTTCATTATCCGCTGCTCGCCGGCGAGATGATTCATCTGCCCGAGCAGGTGGAAGCGCTCGCGCCGCCGGCATCGGCCTACGACTACTATTTCGTGATCGCCGCGCATCTTGCCGGCCGCCACGAATTCGGGACTTTCAACCTGCGCCTGGCCGACCTCTCCGGCTTCGAAGACCGCGGCGAGACCGGCGTGGAGGCGATCGAGAGCTTTGTCGGCGCCTTTGCCGACCCGACGCTGGGCGGCGCGCTGATGCGGCTGTGCGAGGCGGTGCGGGTCGATGCCGAGCTGGCGCGCCGCTATCGCGGGCTTGCCCCGCGGGTCGCCCGGCTCAATCGCGCGCTGGCCGAGCGATTGAGCCCGCGCGCGCTGAGCACGATACTGGTGCGGGCGGCGCTCGGCTTCGAGGATGCCGGTGAGGATCCTTCGGCGATGGCCTTCGCCGCGCATGCGGCCGAATTTTTCACCCCGCTGCGCGCTGCCGGCGCCGACGTCGTGACGAGCGCGCGCCAGGCCGCCGCGCTCTACCAGTGGCTCCAGGATCTGATTGAGGCCGCCCGCCGCACGGGCGCCGCCGAGGGCCTCGACGGCGAGGCCGACGCGTTGCGCAACGACCTTATCGGCAGCCTCGAAAGCGCCGACGGCCAGGGCGAGGGCGAGGGCAGCAGCGAAGGCGAGGGCGAGGGCGAGACCAATCAGAACGTGCGGATGGAGGCTGCGGGGCGTCCGTCCAAGGGGCGCGGCGGCCGTCCGCTGTCGCCCGAGGAAATCCGCAAACTGCTCGAGCAGGGCGCGCAAATCAAGCCGGCGGAGGGCGAGGGCGAGGCCGACGGCGAGGGCATGTACCTCACCCAGCTTACCGGCAAGCAGGCGCAGGACCTCGAACAACTGCGCGAGCAGCTCGGCGAGATCGGGCCGCTGTCAAACCACGGGCGGCTGGTCCTGATGCACGGGCGCGGGCAGGATTCCTACTACGCTTACGACGAGTGGGACTACGTGCTCGCCGATTACCGGCGCAACTGGTGCCGGCTGCGCGAGGTCCAGCTCAGCGGCGACGACAGCGATTTCTTTGCCCAGACCCTGGCGCGCTACTCCGATCTGCTGCCCCAGGTGCGCCGCCACTTCCAGCGCATCCGCCCGGCCTCCTACCGCATGGTGCGCGGGCTGGAAGACGGCGAGGAGCTCGATCTCGAGCGGCTGGTCGAGACGCGGGTGGCGCGGCTGATGGGTGAAAGCCCCGATCCGCGCGTCTATCGCGCGCGCAAGAAGGAGTCGCGCGACGTCGCTACGCTCTTCCTGCTCGACATGTCGGCCTCCACCGACGAGCCCATCCATCGCGAGACCCGCAAGGCCGGCGCCGCGGGCGACGATGACACCGACGACTGGATGAAGGTCTGGCAGCGCCGCCCGCAACAAAGCCAGCGCCCGCGCCGGATCATCGACGTCAACAAGGAGGCGCTGGTTATTATGGCCGAGGCGCTCGAGGAGATCGGCGACGCCTACGCGATCATGGGCTTCTCTGGCCACGGCCGCGACAACGTCGAGTTCTACGTCATCAAGGAGTTCGGCCAGGAGCTGAGCGATGAGGTCAAGGCGCGGGTCGGCGCGGTCGAGCCCAAGCGCTCGACCCGGATGGGCGCGGCGATCCGGCACGTGCGTGAGAAGTTCAAGGACGTCAGCTCGCGCGCCAAGCACGTCATCCTGCTGAGCGACGGCTTCCCCCAGGACTTCGATTACGGCCACGACCGCCGCTCCAACGCCTACGGCATCCAGGACACGATGGTGGCGCTCAAGGAGCTCGAGATGGCGGGTGTGCTGCCGTTCTGCATCACGGTCGATCGCACCGGCCACGACTACCTGCGCCAGATGTGCTCGGCCTCGCGCTATCTCGTGATCGAGGACATCGCGGCGCTCCCGCGCCAGTTGCCGAAAATTTACGAACAGGTCGTCCGCTGGTAG
- a CDS encoding pitrilysin family protein codes for MHSVNRRRSPRPALSLALAALLWLGLASGARAGISEAVKSQTLPNGLRVLVLENHKAPVATFNVFYRVGSRNEQFGKTGISHLCEHLMFRGTKKYGPEEFSNIIQENGGMDNAFTGSDFTDYFEVINHEHLDVPIGLEADRMANFAPKGFDAERAVVAEERRMRTDDNPEDALGEVTQAQAFIEHPYHWPVIGWMQDIQRLTLDDALKYHAVYYSPQNALVVVVGDFDANKVLKQVAESFSPIKNGPNPPPVVEVEPPQQGERRIVLRHAANLPAFGEAYHVPNYRTNAQDAFALEVLSELLSDGKSSRLYKAMVLDKRMVVEASASYDMTTFDPGLFWVSAQMRPGVKTEDAIAEADRVVEEMKAKPVGAEELQKAKNLEQAAFVFGQDSIFAEALQLGVWEMLGDYHLVDRYLAGIDKVSAADVQRVAKKYLVKSNCTLGVLVPTGVLPHQQGGGGPGGPVHHAPALPAGATVAARAPSTLAIAPAANAIWRMTGGVVR; via the coding sequence ATGCACAGCGTAAATCGTCGTCGTTCGCCGCGCCCGGCGCTGAGCCTGGCGCTCGCCGCCCTGCTGTGGCTCGGCCTTGCAAGCGGCGCCCGCGCCGGAATCAGCGAAGCGGTCAAGAGCCAAACCCTCCCCAACGGGCTGCGCGTGCTCGTGCTGGAGAATCACAAAGCGCCGGTGGCGACCTTCAACGTCTTCTACCGGGTCGGCTCGCGCAACGAGCAGTTCGGCAAGACCGGCATCTCGCATCTGTGCGAGCACCTCATGTTCCGTGGCACCAAAAAGTACGGGCCCGAGGAGTTCTCCAACATCATCCAGGAGAACGGCGGGATGGATAACGCGTTCACCGGCTCCGATTTCACTGACTACTTCGAGGTCATCAACCACGAGCACCTCGACGTACCGATCGGCCTGGAGGCCGACCGGATGGCGAATTTCGCTCCCAAGGGCTTCGACGCCGAACGCGCGGTCGTGGCCGAGGAGCGCCGGATGCGCACCGACGACAATCCCGAGGACGCGCTCGGCGAGGTCACCCAGGCCCAGGCCTTCATCGAGCATCCCTACCACTGGCCGGTGATCGGCTGGATGCAGGACATCCAGCGCCTCACGCTGGACGACGCGCTCAAGTACCACGCGGTGTACTACTCGCCGCAGAACGCGCTCGTCGTCGTGGTCGGCGACTTCGACGCCAACAAGGTGCTCAAGCAGGTCGCCGAGTCCTTTAGCCCGATCAAGAACGGCCCCAACCCGCCACCGGTGGTCGAGGTCGAGCCGCCCCAGCAGGGCGAGCGCCGCATCGTGCTGCGCCACGCCGCCAACCTGCCGGCCTTCGGCGAGGCCTATCACGTGCCTAACTATCGCACCAACGCACAGGACGCCTTCGCGCTCGAAGTGCTCTCAGAGCTGCTCTCCGACGGCAAGAGCTCGCGCCTGTACAAAGCGATGGTGCTCGACAAGCGGATGGTGGTCGAAGCGTCGGCGAGCTACGACATGACTACGTTCGACCCCGGGCTGTTCTGGGTCTCCGCGCAGATGCGCCCCGGGGTAAAGACCGAGGACGCGATCGCCGAGGCCGACCGCGTGGTCGAGGAGATGAAGGCCAAGCCGGTCGGCGCCGAAGAGCTTCAGAAAGCCAAGAACCTCGAGCAGGCGGCTTTCGTCTTCGGCCAAGACTCGATCTTCGCCGAGGCGCTCCAGCTCGGGGTATGGGAGATGCTGGGCGACTACCATCTGGTTGACCGTTATCTCGCCGGGATCGACAAGGTCAGTGCGGCCGACGTCCAGCGCGTGGCAAAGAAGTACCTGGTCAAAAGCAACTGCACGCTCGGCGTGCTGGTGCCCACCGGCGTGCTGCCCCATCAGCAGGGCGGTGGCGGCCCCGGCGGCCCGGTGCATCACGCGCCGGCGCTGCCGGCGGGCGCGACGGTGGCAGCGCGAGCGCCCTCGACGTTGGCGATCGCGCCCGCGGCGAACGCGATTTGGCGCATGACGGGCGGGGTGGTGCGATGA
- a CDS encoding pitrilysin family protein: MRQARDVLCVAIGAAMVLATMAAPAAALEIKRSVLKNGAVLLVSPQHQLPMVTMEIAFDAGSRRDPEGKAGLAALTASCLTLGTKELSAAEFNQRVDFMGSSVSVSAGPDYAEAGFTSLKKYEGQTLHLLAAALTAPALRDSEITRKRDERVAAIKANEEQPGYVAGVAFRKALFGDTPYGHPSEGTAESVARLTAADVREFYRSHYKMGGAVIAVVGDVEPDEIKAKLENEFAALSGSVAPQPEPTAPAVPQGIHSTLINRNIVQATLILGAGGIARSNPDFYRIQVMNYILGAGGFASRLMKVVRSKAGLAYGISSSFETGKFPGSFTVVTQTKNRSSNEALRLILAQLREIQEHPVSDAELASAKKYLIGSFPLKIDRQSAIASFMLQVELYGLGLDYADRYPKLIEGVTKADVQRVAQKYLHPDAMLLVAVANQAEAKIDVAALQKLASGGAPPGSAPAQAPAPAAKSAAGG, encoded by the coding sequence ATGAGGCAGGCGAGAGACGTTCTGTGCGTGGCGATTGGCGCCGCGATGGTCCTGGCGACGATGGCGGCGCCGGCCGCGGCGCTCGAGATCAAGCGCTCGGTACTCAAAAACGGCGCGGTCCTGCTCGTGTCGCCGCAGCATCAGTTGCCGATGGTCACGATGGAGATCGCCTTTGACGCCGGCTCGCGGCGCGATCCGGAAGGGAAGGCCGGACTCGCCGCGCTGACCGCGAGTTGCCTGACGCTCGGAACCAAGGAGCTGAGCGCGGCCGAGTTCAACCAGAGAGTCGATTTCATGGGCAGCTCGGTCTCGGTGAGCGCGGGCCCCGATTACGCCGAAGCCGGTTTCACTTCGCTCAAGAAGTACGAAGGTCAGACCCTCCATCTGCTCGCCGCGGCGCTCACCGCGCCGGCGCTGCGTGATTCCGAGATCACGCGCAAGCGCGACGAGCGCGTTGCGGCGATCAAGGCTAACGAGGAGCAGCCCGGCTACGTCGCGGGGGTGGCCTTTCGCAAGGCGCTCTTCGGCGACACACCCTACGGCCATCCGAGCGAGGGCACGGCCGAGTCGGTCGCCAGGCTGACTGCCGCCGACGTGCGCGAGTTCTACCGCTCGCATTACAAGATGGGCGGCGCGGTAATCGCGGTGGTCGGCGACGTCGAGCCCGACGAAATCAAGGCCAAGCTGGAGAACGAATTCGCCGCGCTCAGCGGGTCGGTAGCGCCGCAGCCCGAGCCGACCGCACCGGCCGTGCCGCAGGGCATCCATTCGACGCTGATCAACCGCAACATCGTCCAGGCAACGCTCATTTTGGGCGCGGGCGGAATCGCGCGCTCCAATCCGGACTTCTACCGCATCCAGGTAATGAACTACATCCTAGGCGCGGGCGGCTTCGCTTCGCGCCTGATGAAGGTCGTACGGAGCAAGGCGGGCCTAGCCTATGGAATATCCAGCAGTTTCGAAACCGGCAAATTCCCGGGCTCGTTTACGGTCGTCACCCAGACCAAAAACCGCAGCTCCAACGAGGCGTTGCGCCTGATCCTCGCGCAACTGCGCGAAATCCAGGAGCATCCGGTCAGCGACGCCGAGCTGGCTTCGGCCAAGAAGTACCTGATCGGCAGCTTCCCGTTGAAGATCGACCGCCAGAGCGCGATCGCAAGCTTCATGCTCCAAGTCGAGCTCTACGGCCTGGGCCTCGACTACGCCGATCGCTACCCGAAACTGATCGAGGGGGTCACCAAGGCCGACGTTCAGCGCGTCGCGCAGAAGTATCTGCATCCGGACGCAATGCTGCTGGTAGCGGTGGCCAACCAGGCCGAAGCCAAAATTGACGTCGCCGCCCTACAGAAGCTCGCAAGCGGCGGCGCGCCGCCCGGCAGCGCTCCCGCTCAGGCCCCCGCGCCGGCCGCGAAGTCCGCCGCGGGCGGTTGA
- a CDS encoding methylmalonyl-CoA mutase family protein: protein MSAAATPAAEAKKKSRPREPWIIRTYAGFGDARQANRRFLENLRQGQRGLSIAFDLPTQNGYDPDAPVAAGEVGKAGVSICHWRDMEDLLTGIDLGAINTSMTINATAPFLLALYLAVADKRGVPWSALRGTVQNDLLKEFVARGTSIFHPEVSLRISTELIRFAVERVPNWNPINCCGYHYMESGAGPAEEIGYTFGNALIILDALRPQLSAAAFEQTVRRISFFINSGLELVPEIAKVRAYFKLWRELCRDEYGIDGVAFRAGCQVRSLTLTERQPELNIIRIAYEALPVVISAAARVNALQLPGFREAMALPDQAEQTLSLRTQQILMYETGLAEWGDIFEGSKVVEKLTDETAARARAIAHTMREAGYARAIAMVSAELTRLLAERQQRLEAGEIVQVGVNAFLDEIGLAPPAATADSGATHETLERERKEALARWRTERDASAVARAREALERAAAAAAGIMEPTLELARAGGTVGEWAAAIERATNGRYTPPVLDRRAALAALGVPRAPRPIRVALGKAGLDGHINAVKLLAHACMQAGMEVILAGFKQTPAQMVEAALQEDAEVLAISSLAGAHLAIARETLAMLKRRGAGDVKLVMGGIIPARDCQVLLQMGVRAVFTPKDSDLGEIVRRIIEICAGVPG, encoded by the coding sequence ATGAGCGCAGCTGCAACTCCCGCCGCGGAGGCGAAGAAAAAGTCGCGGCCCCGCGAGCCCTGGATCATCCGAACCTACGCAGGCTTCGGCGACGCCCGCCAGGCCAATCGCCGCTTTCTCGAAAACCTGCGGCAAGGCCAGCGCGGACTCTCGATCGCCTTCGATCTGCCCACCCAGAACGGCTACGACCCTGACGCGCCGGTTGCCGCCGGCGAGGTCGGCAAGGCGGGCGTCTCGATCTGCCACTGGCGCGACATGGAGGACCTGCTCACTGGCATCGACCTTGGCGCGATCAACACCTCGATGACGATCAACGCGACCGCGCCGTTTCTGCTCGCGCTTTACCTGGCGGTCGCCGACAAGCGCGGGGTGCCGTGGAGCGCGCTGCGCGGCACGGTGCAGAACGATTTGCTTAAGGAATTCGTCGCGCGTGGCACCTCGATTTTCCATCCTGAGGTTTCCCTGCGCATCTCGACCGAGCTCATCCGTTTCGCGGTCGAACGGGTGCCCAACTGGAACCCGATCAACTGCTGCGGCTATCACTACATGGAAAGCGGCGCCGGCCCGGCCGAGGAGATCGGCTACACCTTCGGCAACGCGCTGATCATCCTTGATGCGCTGCGTCCGCAGCTCAGCGCCGCGGCCTTCGAGCAGACCGTGCGCCGCATCTCGTTCTTCATCAACAGCGGTCTCGAACTGGTGCCCGAGATTGCCAAGGTGCGGGCCTATTTCAAGCTCTGGCGCGAGCTGTGCCGTGACGAGTACGGAATCGACGGCGTGGCGTTCCGGGCGGGGTGCCAAGTGCGCTCGCTGACGCTGACCGAGCGCCAGCCCGAGCTCAACATCATCCGTATCGCCTACGAGGCGCTGCCGGTGGTGATCTCGGCGGCGGCGCGCGTCAACGCGCTGCAACTGCCGGGCTTTCGCGAGGCGATGGCGCTGCCGGACCAGGCCGAGCAGACGCTCAGCCTGCGCACGCAGCAAATCCTGATGTATGAGACCGGGCTTGCGGAATGGGGCGATATCTTCGAAGGCAGCAAGGTGGTCGAGAAGCTGACCGACGAGACCGCCGCGCGCGCCCGCGCAATTGCGCATACGATGCGCGAGGCGGGCTACGCGCGCGCGATCGCGATGGTTAGCGCGGAGCTGACGCGCCTGCTTGCGGAGCGCCAACAGCGGCTGGAAGCCGGCGAGATCGTTCAGGTCGGCGTCAACGCGTTTCTCGACGAGATCGGCCTGGCGCCGCCCGCCGCGACCGCCGACAGCGGCGCCACGCACGAGACGCTCGAGCGCGAGCGCAAGGAGGCGCTTGCGCGATGGCGCACCGAACGCGACGCCTCGGCGGTCGCCCGCGCACGCGAGGCGCTGGAGCGCGCCGCCGCCGCCGCCGCGGGCATCATGGAGCCGACGCTCGAGCTGGCGCGCGCCGGCGGCACGGTCGGCGAATGGGCCGCCGCGATCGAGCGCGCGACCAACGGCCGCTATACGCCGCCCGTGCTCGACCGCCGCGCCGCGCTGGCCGCACTCGGCGTGCCGCGCGCCCCGCGTCCGATCCGCGTCGCACTCGGCAAGGCCGGTCTTGACGGCCACATCAACGCGGTCAAGCTGCTCGCGCATGCCTGCATGCAGGCAGGGATGGAGGTCATCCTGGCCGGCTTCAAACAGACGCCGGCCCAGATGGTCGAAGCCGCGCTCCAGGAAGACGCCGAGGTGCTCGCGATAAGCTCGCTCGCCGGCGCCCATCTCGCGATCGCCCGCGAGACGCTCGCGATGCTGAAGCGGCGCGGCGCGGGCGACGTCAAGCTGGTGATGGGCGGCATAATTCCGGCCCGCGATTGCCAGGTGCTGTTACAGATGGGCGTGCGCGCGGTGTTCACTCCCAAGGACTCCGACCTGGGCGAAATCGTACGGCGCATTATCGAAATCTGCGCGGGAGTGCCCGGCTAG
- a CDS encoding ArsA-related P-loop ATPase — protein sequence MLDELFNRRALIVVGKGGVGRTAVSAALALARARQDARVLAMEYDRMGPLTAALGRAKPSLVPVEVAPRLYALVLDGARQLEEYLGTVVPNRALLRAIVRSRAYRYFIDAAPGLRELIIIGKIFHELERRPPSPPWDLIVLDAPASGQALSLFRMPLAAHQTFGGGVVGREAHNVASLLRDPRRCAVVLVTAPEPFAVRETLETYHALREMGLTLGAVVFNRTRAPRFDAPAAARLVRRPALRAAAPHLDELCALARAELARAAAERRAIALVARRTGAPVIRLAECAGAEAGELVRALARQLVAPASAPGAGGAGARARR from the coding sequence ATGCTCGATGAGCTCTTCAATCGCCGGGCGCTAATCGTCGTCGGCAAGGGCGGCGTCGGGCGCACTGCGGTCAGCGCGGCGCTGGCACTGGCGCGCGCAAGGCAGGACGCGCGGGTGTTGGCGATGGAGTACGACCGGATGGGGCCGCTGACGGCCGCGCTGGGGCGCGCCAAGCCCAGCCTCGTTCCAGTCGAAGTCGCGCCCCGGCTGTACGCGTTGGTTCTGGACGGCGCGCGCCAGCTCGAGGAGTACCTCGGCACGGTGGTGCCGAACCGCGCGCTGCTGAGGGCGATCGTTCGCAGCCGCGCCTATCGCTACTTCATCGATGCCGCGCCGGGGCTGCGCGAGCTGATTATCATCGGGAAAATCTTCCACGAGCTGGAGCGCCGGCCACCCTCGCCGCCGTGGGACCTGATCGTGCTCGACGCGCCGGCCAGCGGCCAGGCGCTGAGCCTGTTCCGGATGCCGCTTGCGGCGCATCAGACTTTCGGCGGGGGCGTCGTCGGACGCGAAGCGCATAATGTGGCGAGCTTGCTGCGCGACCCGCGCCGCTGCGCCGTGGTGCTGGTAACCGCGCCCGAGCCGTTCGCCGTACGCGAGACCTTGGAAACCTATCACGCGCTGCGCGAGATGGGGCTGACGCTAGGCGCGGTCGTCTTCAACCGCACGCGCGCGCCGCGCTTCGATGCTCCGGCGGCGGCGCGACTGGTGCGGCGGCCGGCGCTGCGCGCCGCGGCGCCACATCTGGACGAGCTCTGCGCGCTGGCGCGCGCCGAGCTCGCGCGCGCGGCCGCGGAACGCCGCGCGATCGCGCTGGTGGCGCGGCGTACCGGCGCGCCAGTGATCCGGCTGGCCGAGTGCGCTGGCGCCGAGGCGGGCGAACTGGTGCGCGCGCTCGCGCGCCAGCTGGTCGCGCCCGCCTCAGCGCCGGGCGCGGGTGGCGCCGGCGCCCGTGCCCGGCGCTGA